The region GCTTCCTGTGACGGCATTCATCGAAGGCGACGAAGTCGTTCTGGTCCCTGACAACGAATTCATCGGCGCCGTCGATGTGTCGATTAGTGCCAGCGATGGAATAACGACATCGGCAGTTCAGTTTTCCGTGACAATAACCAATGAAGCCCCCGTGCTGGGTCCCATCGGTGACCTCACCATGACTGAAGAAAGCCTGAACATACCAATTGCCGCATTTGACGCAGATGGTGACACACTGCACTGGAACGTTGAAGTACTGGGGGACGTCGCTTCACAATTGAATGCTCAACTGGACCTGCAGCATGCAACAAGTTTTCACACAAACTGGGGAGGCCACAATGAAAAATGGCTGCAGAGCTCCGGTGGCGACTGGTTCTACATTCTGCAGGATGGTTCGTTCTATCGATGGATGGGCACCTTCGAATCGAGCGAGCTTCTGGAATCACTGGACACCGGCTACTACGACAACCCGAACCTGATCGCAGATTCTCAGCCTCTGCCCGTGGTGGCTTCAATCACAGACGGTGTCCTGTCCATCAGTGTCCCGCAGGGTTTTCATCAGGACTTCTCACTTCGTATCTCCGTCACCGATGGACTGGCAACCGCATTTGAAACGCTCAACGTGTGGGTGAACCTCGCCTGACCTTCAGAATCTGCTGCAAACGATTCGGCCCGCAAGGGGATCCGGAGGCGGATCTGTCTGAAAAACCAATTCACTCAGAGCATGAAAAACGACCGACCAAATCGGCGGAATTTCAGTACAGCCCGCGTTCCGGATCAATGTTTCATTCCATTGCGTGTTTCTCTGCCTGCCCGTTTTACGACACTCTCACCGGTCTGAATGACAACTCGAATGGAGCGCTTCCTTCTGTGGGGTGGCTTCGACTACACTCCGCGCGATCGACCGTTTCCTTCAGGGTTTTGGAAAAATGACCGCACTTACAACCATGGATGCAGGCCAGATTCGGGCGTGGCTGCAGCTGCACTTTCCTGCCGCGGACTATGCTGGTAAACGAGTCCTGCTGATTCTTCCGGACAACACGCGCACGGCGCCGTTGCCTGTGTTGTTTCCTGCCATTCGCGAAATGCTGCGACCTGTCGTGGCGAAAATGGACGCGATTGTCGCACTCGGCACGCACCAGCCGATGCCTCAGGAAAAGATCAAGTCCATGCTGGGCATCGCAGCGGATGACCCCTGTGCTGACATTCAGTTGTTCAATCACGAATGGGACAACCCAGACGCACTCGTCACGATCGGATCGCTGTCGAAGGATGATACGGCAGAAATCAGTGATGGCGTCCTGACGATGGATGTACCCGTTCAAATCAACAAACGGATCATGGACTATGACGTTGCCCTGGTCATCGGGCCCGTGTTTCCTCACGAAGTTGTTGGCTTCAGTGGTGGGAACAAGTATTTCTTCCCTGGAATTTCTGGTCCGGAACTCCTGAATTTCTTTCACTGGCTTGGCGCGCTGATTACGAATGTTGGCATCATCGGCGTCCCTGATACTCCCGTAAGACGCGTTGTCGACCGAGCGGCAAAACTAATTCCTGTTGAACGCCGATGTCTGGCATTCGTCGTAGCCGCAGATGCATCACCTTATGGCTTGTTCTACGGAACACCAGAGGAAGCGTGGAAGGGAGCATCGCAGTTGTCAGGGCAGGTTCACATCAAACGACAGCCCCGACCCTATCGACAGGTACTCAGCTGCGCGCCACTGATGTACGACGAACTCTGGGTGGCGGGTAAGTGCATGTACAAACTGGAACCTGTCGTTGCC is a window of Planctomycetaceae bacterium DNA encoding:
- a CDS encoding lactate racemase domain-containing protein, which gives rise to MTALTTMDAGQIRAWLQLHFPAADYAGKRVLLILPDNTRTAPLPVLFPAIREMLRPVVAKMDAIVALGTHQPMPQEKIKSMLGIAADDPCADIQLFNHEWDNPDALVTIGSLSKDDTAEISDGVLTMDVPVQINKRIMDYDVALVIGPVFPHEVVGFSGGNKYFFPGISGPELLNFFHWLGALITNVGIIGVPDTPVRRVVDRAAKLIPVERRCLAFVVAADASPYGLFYGTPEEAWKGASQLSGQVHIKRQPRPYRQVLSCAPLMYDELWVAGKCMYKLEPVVADGGELIIYAPHMKEISLTHGERIEQVGYHVRDYFTKQWDRFKDIPWGVLAHSTHVRGSGTFDDGIEKPRVQVTVASQIPREVCERINLGYRDPATIDVESFANREEEGILLVRKAGEHLYRLNEGVSTLLPDDYPVG